From Eptesicus fuscus isolate TK198812 chromosome 22, DD_ASM_mEF_20220401, whole genome shotgun sequence, a single genomic window includes:
- the LOC129147854 gene encoding uncharacterized LOC128031836 homolog, with product MAIMLLCLLQLAAPLCSYSITIRFYLFWLNTP from the coding sequence ATGGCTATAATGCTGCTCTGCCTTCTACAGCTTGCTGCACCACTCTGTAGTTACTCTATAACTATACGTTTCTATCTTTTTTGGTTAAACACTCCCTGA
- the ZC3H11A gene encoding zinc finger CCCH domain-containing protein 11A has translation MPNQGEDCYFFFYSTCTKGDSCPFRHCEAALGNETVCTLWQEGRCFRQVCRFRHMEIDKKRSEIPCYWENQPVGCQKLNCAFHHNRGRYVDGLFLPPSKTVLPAVPESPEEEVKASQLTVQQNKLSVQSNPSPQLRSVMKVESSENVPSPTHPPVVINAADDDEDDDDQFSEEGDETKTPTLQPTPEVHNGLRGASARKPGVNLKQGECLNFGIKTLEEIKSKKMKEKSKKQGEGSSGISSLLLQPQPIPGPEKENVRTVVRTVTLSNKQGEEPLIRLSLTERLGKRKFSVDGDSDPPLKRSLAQRLGKKVDASETDKTPKKVQVSKSLKERLGVSAGQNNEEAAERVTKVGEIHVKTLEEILLERASQKRGELQTKLKTEGPSKADDSTSGARSSSTVRIKTFSEVLAEKKHRQQEAERQKSKKDVTCGKLKTDSEIKKTSVLPPMVANKGQSEEPAGRTKSMQEVHIKTLEEIKLEKARRVQQSSKSGTSSQPQPEATPGARRLLRITKKSGIKEEKKLQEESEVAFQSSVARTEAKEASNETTGVGIKIPFKKCETMREKHIQKQPEKGTSQKEKSVLTSLWGDVDSGNAQPAETPVLTTVSSITRSLPKRLPTKSSQKAEVETAGIGDSILNVKCAAQTLEKRVKAKPKVNVKPSVVKVVSSPKLAPKRKAVEMHPAVIAAVKPLSAGGVLQESPAKKAAMAVVPLLSEDKAVTVPETERPRDSLVLPPAQSSSDPSPPEVSGPSSSQMATKTRRLSTASTGKPPLSVEDDFEKLIWEISGGKLEAEIDLDPGKDEDDLLLELSEMIDS, from the exons ATGCCTAATCAAGGAGAagactgctatttttttttctattctacaTGTACCAAA GGTGACAGCTGTCCGTTCCGTCACTGTGAAGCTGCACTAGGAAATGAAACTGTTTGCACATTATGGCAAGAAGGACGCTGTTTTCGACAGGTGTGCAGGTTTCGCCACATGGAGATTGAT AAAAAACGGAGTGAGATTCCTTGTTATTGGGAAAATCAACCAGTGGGATGTCAAAAACTAAACTGCGCTTTTCATCACAACAGAGGACGTTATGTGGATGGCCTTTTTCTACCTCCAAGCAAAA CTGTGTTGCCTGCTGTGCCTGAGTCACCAGAGGAGGAAGTGAAGGCTTCCCAGCTCACAGTTCAACAAAACAAACTGTCTGTCCAGTCCAATCCCTCCCCTCAACTGCGAAGTGTGATGAAAGTAGAAAGTTCAGAAAATGTTCCTAGCCCCACACATCCACCAGTTGTGATCAATGCTgcagatgatgatgaagatgatgatg ATCAGTTTTCTGAGGAAGGTGATGAAACCAAAACACCGACCCTGCAACCAACTCCCGAAGTTCATAATGGATTACGAGGGGCTTCTGCCCGGAAACCTGGGGTCAATTTAAAACAAG GTGAATGTTTGAATTTTGGAATAAAAACTCTTGAGGAAATTAAgtcaaagaaaatgaaggaaaagtcCAAGAAGCAAGGTG AAGGTTCTTCAGGAATTTCCAGTCTTTTACTCCAGCCTCAGCCCATTCCAGGTCCTGAAAAAGAGAATGTCCGGACTGTAGTGAGGACAGTAACTCTCTCCAACAAACAAG GAGAAGAACCATTGATAAGATTGAGTCTCACCGAGAGACTGGGGAAACGAAAATTTTCTGTAG ATGGTGACAGTGATCCTCCGTTAAAACGTAGCCTTGCACAGAGGCTAGGGAAGAAAGTTGATGCTTCAGAAACTGACAAAACACCAAAGAAAG TTCAAGTTTCCAAGTCTCTAAAGGAACGATTAGGTGTGTCAGCTGGTCAAAACAATGAGGAGGCAGCAG AGAGAGTTACTAAAGTTGGTGAGATCCATGTGAAGACCTTAGAAGAAATCCTTCTCGAAAGAGCCAGTCAGAAACGTGGAGAATTGCAAACTAAACTCAAGACAGAAGGCCCTTCAAAAGCTGATGATTCTACTTCAGGAGCAAGAAGCTCTTCCACTGTTCGAATCAAAACCTTCTCTGAGGTCCTGGCTGAAAAGAAACATCGGCAGCAGGAAGCAGagagacaaaaaagcaaaaaggatGTAACTTGCGGCAAGTTAAAGACGGAtagtgagattaaaaaaacatCGGTTTTGCCACCAATGGTTGCCAACAAAGGACAATCTGAGGAGCCTGCAGGGCGAACAAAGTCTATGCAGGAGGTGCATATCAAGACCCTGGAGGAAATTAAACTGGAGAAGGCACGGAGGGTGCAGCAGAGCTCCAAGAGCGGCACCAGCTCCCAGCCTCAGCCCGAGGCCACCCCGGGGGCGAGGCGGCTTTTACGAATCACCAAAAAGTCAG GtataaaagaagagaagaaacttCAAGAAGAAAGTGAAGTTGCATTTCAGAGCAGTGTTGCTAGAACAGAAGCTAAAGAG GCTTCAAATGAGACAACAGGAGTTGGCATTAAAATTCCATTCAAGAAATGTGAGACGATGCGAGAAAAGCACATACAGAAACAGCCAGAGAAGGGAACCTCACAGAAGGAAAAATCTGTGCTGACATCCCTCTGGGGAGATGTAGACTCTGGTAATGCCCAGCCAGCAGAGACGCCAGTGCTCACTACTGTGTCGAGCATCACACGGAGCCTACCAAAGCGGCTTCCCACCAAGTCATCCCAGAAGGCAGAGGTGGAAACCGCAGGGATTGGCGACTCAATATTAAATGTGAAATGTGCGGCACAGACCTTGGAAAAAAGGGTTAAAG CTAAGCCCAAAGTGAATGTGAAGCCGTCTGTGGTGAAAGTGGTCTCTTCCCCCAAATTGGCCCCCAAGCGCAAGGCAGTGGAGATGCACCCTGCTGTCATCGCAGCGGTGAAGCCGCTCAGCGCCGGCGGGGTCCTGCAGGAGAGCCCAGCCAAAAAAGCAGCCATG GCTGTTGTCCCACTCCTTTCTGAGGACAAAGCAGTCACTGTTCCTGAGACAGAGAGACCTAGAGACAG TCTGGTGCTGCCTCCAGCCCAATCCTCATCAGATCCCTCTCCACCAGAAGTATCTGGCCCTTCCTCATCCCAAATGGCCACGAAAACTCGCCGACTCAGCACTGCTTCGACAGGAAAGCCCCCGCTCTCTGTGGAGGATGATTTTGAGAAGCTAATATGGGAGATTTCAGGAGGCAAATTAGAAGCTGAGATCGACCTGGATCCTGGAAAAGATGAAGATGACCTTCTGCTTGAGCTATCAGAAATGATTGATAGCTGA